A genomic region of Notamacropus eugenii isolate mMacEug1 chromosome 3, mMacEug1.pri_v2, whole genome shotgun sequence contains the following coding sequences:
- the CRELD1 gene encoding protein disulfide isomerase CRELD1: MTPALWRGLVPTVLWGLCLFLNFPLPVWLQSQPCHTCRDLVNSFSKGLERTVRDNFGGGNTAWEEEKLSKYKDSETRLVEVLEAVCSKSDFECHRLLEQSEELVETWWFHKQHQAPDLFQWLCMDSLKVCCPPGTYGPSCLACPGGTEKPCSGNGHCDGEGTRQGSGRCDCQPSYGGPTCAQCGDGYYEATRNSSHLVCEACFGPCSRCSGPKEGNCLRCKQGWALHQQKCVDIDECGTEMATCRANQFCVNTDGSYECRDCAKACAGCMGAGPARCKRCSVGYRRDGAKCLDVDECEGEVEVCTGAHELCENTDGSYRCACEEGYERSQEGCVPRQPEDPKPGGFFSEVTDDEVVVLQQMFFGVIICALATLAAKGDMVFTAIFIGAVAAMAGYWLSERSDRVLDGFIKGR; the protein is encoded by the exons ATGACTCCAGCCCTCTGGAGAGGCCTGGTTCCCACCGTGCTGTGGGGCCTGTGCCTCTTTTTGAACTTCCCTCTCCCTGTATGGCTCCAGTCACAGCCCTGTCACACCTGTCGGGACCTGGTGAACAGCTTCAGCAAG GGATTGGAACGCACAGTTCGGGACAACTTTGGAGGAGGGAACACTGCCTGGGAGGAGGAGAAGCTGTCTAAATATAAGGACAG TGAGACTCGGCTGGTGGAAGTGCTAGAGGCCGTGTGCAGCAAATCTGACTTTGAGTGTCACCGACTCCTGGAGCAGAGCGAAGAGCTGGTGGAGACTTGGTGGTTCCACAA GCAGCATCAGGCCCCAGATCTCTTCCAGTGGCTTTGCATGGACTCCCTAAAGGTTTGCTGCCCTCCTGGAACCTATGGGCCCTCCTGCCTGG CCTGTCCTGGAGGTACAGAGAAGCCATGCAGTGGTAATGGGCACTGTGACGGGGAGGGCACCCGACAGGGCAGTGGGCGCTGTGACTGCCAGCCCAGCTATGGGGGCCCCACCTGTGCCCAGTGTGGGGACGGTTACTATGAAGCTACTCGCAACTCCAGTCACCTGGTATGTGAGG CTTGCTTTGGCCCCTGTTCCCGTTGCTCCGGCCCCAAGGAGGGTAACTGCTTACGCTGCAAACAGGGTTGGGCCCTGCACCAGCAGAAGTGTGTGG ATATCGATGAGTGTGGGACAGAGATGGCCACCTGCAGAGCCAATCAATTCTGCGTGAACACGGATGGGTCCTATGAGTGCCGAG aTTGTGCCAAAGCCTGTGCTGGCTGTATGGGGGCAGGGCCTGCCCGATGCAAGAGGTGCAGTGTGGGCTACCGACGAGATGGAGCCAAATGTTTGG ATGTGGACGAGTGTGAAGGTGAGGTAGAGGTGTGCACGGGTGCTCACGAGCTCTGCGAGAACACGGATGGAAGCTATCGCTGTGCCTGTGAAGAGGGTTATGAGAGAAGCCAGGAGGGCTGTGTGCCTCGGCAGCCTGAAG ATCCTAAGCCTGGTGGCTTCTTCTCAGAGGTGACAGACGATGAGGTGGTAGTCTTGCAGCAGATGTTTTTTGGTGTCATCATCTGTGCCCTGGCCACGCTGGCCGCCAAAGGTGACATGGTCTTCACTGCCATCTTCATCGGGGCTGTGGCTGCCATGGCTGGGTACTGGCTGTCTGAGCGTAGTGACCGGGTGCTGGACGGCTTCATCAAAGGCAGATAG
- the PRRT3 gene encoding proline-rich transmembrane protein 3, which produces MAPTTHIFLWSLFLIATLLPCTVQAGQLSRQLEGSRQSLGKHSTQESQQDHGEFPGTRHHSLNSQNQSLLNQGDRGKLGTDLVDWLRPTLPPWLRAAVGLGESERPTKSPKSSILSLSPSPPLSSVASPGTPPGQDSVTGAVWKEPPPRQEGYSFMDKLSTGDAGGRGVGVKFWVSKGPISKDRRGLLNSEQTSGQVAPFPLAAGSPEESPTFTRTPHPKVSTIQEKVEVLSKDMTGPTPEGIPREDSHWKVVSMDDDYSLQGPLAAQAPALSWLPSMTTDHEHQPPSNSPLSPGPGRQLVIQTDSVALGTMNSYVPFPINHALSPTVGAGEGKTVKVQSWSGKATTKERKQSSPKPGGGQSWSEAQIPQAITEKSSVSSILRPETLLKPELTSSVPETSFQGSRSLPIWISANHLPSVQAEEPDLRTGPWSTHFAHQISTQKAPLSPQNEYSDKGNGSSATLLPSSRSPSPSPVSNTTDPLSPESQPGPDTGLLEGAEMISPQRVRGAVESPNSQNSTTPTTSSPERMINATKSLPVAGLPGGEERQPGERPPQSHPPAPPASSGPSLTTSRRGLIRVTTQRALGQPNPPEPSPSPAASVLPPDSTCGPRACGSQANETSSPPLRWGPLRHTLSFAWELHVYGAGAFFLLLAFLALAGLVAAAVTPHVPGRAHALAAAALVLAASLLRAIYLLADPYGSRGRLAARTGLVLYNLPFPLLVTALGALALLGLGQLLPPRLRSLRLLGVLGAVHWTLLLAADLLSPWLRPPLNLLVQGLSCAWGAGVALGTLLLCRRWLLGAVEVGPEGHGRSRAPGPGPRVLAVGGALGLLASGLQLAAAVWLYPLAGTPSRFSWPWWGVQFWLRLVELSWAAALAVVAGVASCRWGPRPTEHTCWGKLLHYACPPPGKNEVPEYPNNCYDWTGTAGVERGGTDISKSLIRNPAESGGSRPPKDSNELRAGQVLPSPAGSAASLVRAGRSPKYPNHVGPGRSRSSVCLDKTAGLSLSELDLRPPSPINLSRSIDEALFREHLVRDSVFLRSSLQYPAGLGRRDSAASLQALSQAGGPLLRQRRSSDPDGSGLTPQDRCSSLTDVRVVPKPAPEPEAGAASGSSLDSFSKGSLKISWNPWRHGLSSVESLPLDELPSTVQLLPSQAEPEPMPALEELGDPEREARRSFLALSKQVDSRSASSETIEL; this is translated from the exons ATGGCCCCCACCACTCACATCTTCCTCTGGAGCCTCTTCCTTATAGCGACCCTCCTTCCTTGCACAGTGCAGGCTGGGCAGCTTTCTAGACAGCTGGAAGGCTCAAGACAAAGCCTTGGAAAACACTCTACTCAGGAATCCCAGCAGGACCATGGGGAATTCCCTGGGACCAGGCACCACAGCCTTAACTCTCAAAACCAGTCCTTGTTAAATCAGGGGGATAGAGGCAAACTTGGCACAGACCTCGTAGATTGGCTCAGACCCACACTGCCTCCTTGGCTCAGGGCTGCTGTGGGGCTGGGAGAAAGTGAAAGGCCCACAAAGTCTCCAAAAAGCTCCATCCTGTCCCTGTCGCCCTCTCCTCCTCTGAGCTCAGTAGCCAGTCCTGGGACTCCTCCCGGTCAGGACAGTGTCACTGGAGCTGTGTGGAAGGAGCCTCCCCCTAGGCAGGAGGGATATAGTTTCATGGATaaattaagcactggggatgcaggAGGCAGAGGTGTAGGGGTCAAGTTTTGGGTTTCAAAAGGACCCATTTCCAAAGACAGAAGGGGTCTTCTGAACTCAGAGCAGACTTCAGGACAAGTGGCTCCATTCCCCCTGGCAGCTGGGTCCCCTGAGGAGTCCCCAACTTTTACACGAACACCTCACCCCAAAGTGTCCACAATTCAGGAGAAAGTAGAGGTCTTGTCCAAAGATATGACAGGCCCCACCCCAGAAGGGATTCCGAGGGAGGACTCCCATTGGAAGGTAGTGAGCATGGATGACGACTATAGTCTTCAAGGGCCATTGGCTGCCCAGGCTCCGGCTCTTTCATGGCTGCCTTCCATGACAACTGACCATGAACACCAGCCACCAAGTAACAGTCCTCTGAGCCCAGGGCCAGGCAGACAGCTGGTTATTCAAACAGACTCTGTCGCCCTTGGGACCATGAACAGTTATGTTCCCTTTCCAATTAATCATGCCCTAAGTCCCACAGtgggagctggagaagggaagacagtGAAAGTACAAAGTTGGAGTGGGAAGGCTACCACCAAAGAGAGGAAGCAAAGCTCCCCAAAACCAGGGGGAGGGCAGAGCTGGAGTGAAGCCCAGATCCCCCAGGCTATCACCGAGAAGAGTTCTGTGTCTTCTATCCTAAGGCCTGAAACCCTCCTAAAGCCTGAGCTGACATCCTCTGTTCCAGAGACTTCCTTTCAAGGTTCCAGGTCCCTGCCCATCTGGATCTCAGCAAATCACCTGCCATCAGTCCAGGCTGAAGAGCCTGACCTCAGGACTGGGCCCTGGAGTACCCATTTTGCCCATCAAATCAGTACCCAAAAGGCTCCCCTCAGCCCCCAGAATGAGTACTCTGACAAGGGGAATGGTTCCTCTGCTACACTTCTCCCCAGCTCCAGGTCACCATCACCTTCCCCTGTCTCCAACACCACAGATCCACTGTCTCCTGAGAGTCAACCTGGGCCAG ACACAGGACTCTTGGAAGGAGCTGAAATGATTTCCCCTCAGCGAGTTAGAGGGGCTGTGGAATCCCCCAATTCCCAGAATTCCACCACTCCAACCACTTCTTCTCCTGAGAGGATGATCAATGCCACGAAGAGTCTCCCAGTAGCTGGCCTACCAG GTGGAGAGGAAAGACAGCCGGGGGAGCGGCCTCCCCAGAGCCACCCTCCGGCCCCTCCAGCCTCCTCCGGGCCTTCCCTGACCACTTCCCGCAGGGGTCTCATCCGAGTCACCACCCAGAGAGCCCTGGGGCAGCCGAACCCTCCAGAGCCTTCTCCCAGTCCCGCCGCCTCAGTACTTCCTCCGGATTCCACTTGCGGCCCGAGGGCGTGTGGCTCCCAGGCCAATGAGACGAGCTCCCCGCCGCTGCGCTGGGGGCCCCTGCGGCACACGCTGAGCTTCGCTTGGGAACTCCACGTGTATGGCGCCGGAGCGTTCTTCCTGCTGCTGGCGTTCCTGGCTCTGGCAGGCCTAGTGGCCGCCGCTGTCACGCCCCACGTGCCAGGGCGAGCCCACGCGCTGGCCGCGGCCGCTCTCGTGCTAGCCGCCTCCTTGCTGCGCGCCATCTACTTACTGGCCGACCCGTACGGCTCGCGGGGCCGCTTGGCCGCCCGCACGGGGCTGGTCCTCTACAATCTGCCCTTCCCGCTGCTCGTGACGGCCCTCGGGGCGCTGGCGCTCCTGGGCCTCGGGCAGCTGCTCCCGCCCCGGCTGCGCAGCCTGCGACTGCTCGGCGTGCTGGGCGCGGTGCACTGGACGCTACTGCTGGCGGCTGATCTGCTCTCCCCCTGGCTTCGCCCTCCTCTCAACCTGCTGGTGCAGGGACTGTCGTGCGCCTGGGGCGCAGGGGTGGCGCTGGGTACGCTGCTCCTGTGTCGTCGCTGGCTACTTGGTGCGGTGGAGGTCGGCCCCGAGGGCCACGGGAGGAGCCGAGCCCCGGGTCCCGGTCCCAGGGTCCTGGCTGTGGGCGGGGCCCTGGGATTGCTGGCCAGCGGTTTGCAGCTCGCGGCCGCTGTGTGGCTGTACCCGCTGGCGGGCACCCCCAGCCGATTCTCCTGGCCCTGGTGGGGCGTGCAATTCTGGCTACGCCTGGTGGAACTCTCCTGGGCCGCGGCACTGGCCGTGGTGGCTGGGGTAGCTTCATGCCGCTGGGGACCGAGGCCCACTGAGCACACGTGCTGGGGCAAGCTGCTGCACTATGCATGTCCGCCACCAGGAAAAAACGAGGTGCCTGAGTACCCTAACAACTGCTACGACTGGACTGGCACAGCCGGGGTCGAGCGCGGCGGCACTGATATCAGCAAGAGCCTCATTCGCAACCCTGCGGAGAGCGGGGGATCCCGGCCCCCCAAGGACAGCAATGAGCTGCGAGCCGGACAGGTCCTTCCTAGCCCCGCCGGCTCGGCGGCCTCTCTAGTTCGGGCTGGCCGGAGCCCTAAGTACCCCAACCACGTGGGCCCAGGTCGCTCTCGCAGCAGCGTGTGCCTGGATAAAACTGCGGGGCTGTCGCTCAGCGAGCTGGACTTGCGCCCGCCCTCGCCCATCAACCTGAGCCGCAGCATTGACGAGGCGCTGTTCCGGGAGCACCTGGTCCGCGACAGCGTGTTCTTGCGCTCCAGCCTGCAGTACCCAGCTGGCCTGGGCCGTCGGGACTCGGCCGCTTCCCTGCAGGCTCTCTCCCAGGCAGGGGGCCCCCTCTTGCGTCAGAGGCGCAGTAGTGACCCCGACGGTTCGGGCCTAACCCCTCAGGACCGCTGCAGTTCCTTGACCGACGTGCGGGTCGTCCCCAAGCCTGCCCCCGAGCCGGAGGCCGGGGCAGCGTCCGGGAGCTCGCTGGATAGTTTTTCCAAGGGCTCTCTCAAGATCAGCTGGAACCCGTGGCGCCACGGGCTGTCGTCGGTGGAGAGCCTGCCCCTGGACGAGCTGCCTAGTACTGTGCAGCTGCTGCCTTCCCAGGCCGAGCCAGAGCCCATGCCGGCCCTCGAAGAGCTGGGAGATCCAGAGCGCGAAGCCCGTCGGAGCTTCCTGGCCCTGAGCAAGCAGGTGGACTCGCGAAGTGCCTCCAGCGAGACCATAGAGCTGTAA